Proteins encoded by one window of Pseudomonas coleopterorum:
- a CDS encoding fimbrial protein has translation MKRSALLTLLLASMIDTAALAASDTVNISVRGTLTRPPCVLASSSTLTVDFGDVRTDQVASAAPIAVPVTLTCPAGSSLNVGLSSSNNTFTDTVARTTAANLGVSLLWTSNNTAANLLNVKRTLTGQSGSVDLSLSARLVQRGELTPGSFTSTFVMNIEYL, from the coding sequence ATGAAACGTTCTGCCCTGCTGACCCTTCTTTTGGCGTCGATGATCGACACCGCCGCACTGGCGGCCAGCGATACAGTCAACATCAGCGTTCGGGGAACACTGACCCGCCCGCCTTGCGTGCTGGCCAGCAGTTCGACCCTGACGGTCGACTTCGGTGACGTGCGTACCGACCAGGTCGCCAGCGCCGCACCGATAGCGGTGCCGGTAACACTGACCTGCCCGGCGGGCTCGTCGCTGAACGTTGGCCTGAGTTCGAGCAACAACACCTTCACCGACACCGTGGCACGGACGACGGCCGCCAACCTGGGTGTCTCGCTGTTGTGGACCAGCAACAACACGGCGGCCAACCTACTAAACGTCAAGCGCACCCTGACCGGTCAAAGCGGCAGTGTGGACCTGAGCCTGAGTGCACGACTGGTGCAGCGTGGCGAGCTCACGCCCGGCAGTTTTACCTCCACCTTCGTGATGAACATCGAGTACCTATGA
- a CDS encoding fimbrial protein, whose product MYEACLKKAVLGLLSALLCLLSAPAQALIENNMKCTHSNSSGDLGNVAPNTQFGLIMQGSCTVTRRYPVGASLQYSQNKLVGNPPSVMAFYMGMQLSEVPVGTPGTICIPITCQTLAVGRVVSYSVAVIGMTAATTGQHWLAVQLTNTSIGGWQAYGDYMNALLISYTVTAPSCSLTSPGTVNLNFGTLRNDSLQNVSQNTTVSLNCATALQANVTLASNQQTMDAANGLSTTSLSGLNMAARWTDSNTAVSLNSARSINLRAGDNSLNLGFTPRLAAGASPAGSFQAQYTLTIDYR is encoded by the coding sequence ATGTATGAAGCTTGTTTGAAAAAGGCCGTCCTGGGCCTGCTCAGCGCACTGCTGTGTCTGCTGAGTGCGCCGGCTCAGGCCTTGATCGAGAACAACATGAAATGCACTCACAGCAATTCTTCCGGTGATCTGGGCAATGTAGCCCCCAATACGCAGTTCGGCCTGATCATGCAAGGGAGCTGCACCGTTACACGCCGGTATCCGGTAGGGGCATCGCTGCAGTACTCACAGAACAAACTGGTAGGCAACCCACCAAGCGTTATGGCGTTCTACATGGGGATGCAATTGTCCGAAGTACCCGTCGGCACCCCTGGTACGATCTGCATACCCATCACCTGTCAAACCTTGGCGGTGGGCCGTGTCGTGAGCTACTCCGTCGCTGTGATAGGCATGACAGCCGCCACCACCGGTCAGCACTGGCTGGCGGTGCAACTGACCAATACCTCCATCGGAGGCTGGCAGGCCTACGGTGACTATATGAATGCGCTGCTGATCAGCTACACCGTCACGGCGCCGTCCTGCAGCCTGACCTCGCCGGGCACCGTCAACCTGAACTTCGGCACGCTGCGCAATGACAGCCTGCAGAACGTCAGCCAGAACACCACCGTCTCGCTCAACTGCGCCACGGCCTTGCAGGCCAACGTCACCCTGGCCTCCAACCAGCAGACCATGGACGCTGCCAACGGCCTGTCGACGACCTCGCTGTCGGGACTGAACATGGCCGCGCGCTGGACCGACAGCAACACCGCCGTCTCGCTCAACAGCGCCCGCAGTATCAACCTGCGAGCGGGCGACAACAGCCTGAACCTTGGCTTCACCCCACGTCTGGCAGCGGGCGCATCACCGGCCGGCAGCTTTCAGGCGCAATACACCCTGACCATCGATTACCGCTGA
- a CDS encoding fimbria/pilus outer membrane usher protein gives MLRSHLFMRSRAVKVIGCPFFAALALHLADAQAGYRFDSSFLEIGGGRTSTAVQEQVSALSEGQLPGIYHVNVSINQKQAGQSDLRFIRDPQTPARSVTGLYPCVDSEFLLSNGVSSDVLQGATEVETGCVDLSGPLSGVSYDYDFNRQHLDIQIPQAYLGSIPFALRRKQWSEGEQVAFANYSFSGSAAQYDGKARQNQFGTLRSGINSGPWRLRNHSTWRKGTGNPGRWQNLETYAQRDLGNLMAIATVGEANTEGDLFDALPYRGVGVASDLDMLPDQAREFAPVVRGIANGRSRITIRQRGYVIDERWVPSGPFALTDLYPTSSNGDLEITVEGPDGQRQVYTQSFSSVPYMLREGQQSYSFYAGHYRPSEDSQQHAAPAFVQASLRRGLSGGTTVFGGTLTSAEYNAGLLGLAHDFSGLGAVSLDVTHARSTGVGAGKASASGQSYRFRYSKSLAATDTNFSLIGYRYSTSGYYSFSEALNSRENVQALSSYRNGHVKSNFTANISQQLGNYGGLYANLSKSAYWNYSKADTSLQVGYNFTAHNVSYSLGLGLNRGNEVDSRSVSLSISLPLGGPSGQRATFNTSQSSTGQASRTATLSGNALPEGALSYNVGVSQQTSDQSDVLGSSIAARYDGSRAVVHGAYNRYGNDQQLDYGIEGAVLAHRNSLIFSQPLGETNIIVATPGAANVSVLNKTGVYTNADGYTVVPSALPYRSNRISLDTESLPEDIDITQLVQEVAPTRGAFALVDFHTQRGRRVLLKLSDQFGNPAPFAASAQLLDVQGVPLNAAMVADNGRIFLSGVPDKARLQVSVNGQSWCAVALDLADQPTTGIAQIQSQCDRPATAQQPSQGVPNV, from the coding sequence ATGCTCCGTTCGCACCTTTTCATGCGCTCACGCGCGGTGAAGGTCATCGGCTGCCCTTTTTTTGCAGCCCTGGCCTTGCATCTCGCCGATGCCCAGGCCGGCTACCGGTTCGATTCCTCGTTTCTGGAAATTGGTGGCGGTCGCACATCGACCGCGGTGCAAGAACAAGTCAGCGCATTGAGCGAAGGGCAGTTACCCGGGATCTACCACGTCAACGTGAGCATCAATCAGAAACAGGCAGGCCAGAGCGACCTGCGTTTCATCCGTGACCCACAAACCCCAGCTCGCTCGGTCACCGGCTTGTACCCCTGCGTGGACAGCGAATTCCTATTGAGCAATGGCGTCTCCTCCGACGTGCTGCAGGGGGCTACCGAGGTGGAAACTGGCTGCGTGGATTTGAGCGGCCCACTCAGTGGCGTGAGCTACGACTACGACTTCAATCGCCAACACCTCGACATCCAGATTCCCCAGGCGTATCTGGGCAGCATTCCGTTTGCGCTGCGGCGCAAGCAATGGAGCGAAGGCGAGCAAGTCGCGTTCGCCAACTACAGTTTCTCGGGCAGTGCCGCGCAGTACGATGGAAAGGCCCGTCAGAACCAGTTCGGCACCCTGCGCAGCGGCATCAACAGCGGCCCGTGGCGGCTACGCAACCATTCGACCTGGCGCAAGGGAACCGGCAATCCGGGCCGCTGGCAGAATCTGGAAACCTACGCGCAGCGGGATCTGGGCAACCTGATGGCGATCGCCACCGTGGGCGAGGCCAACACCGAAGGTGATCTGTTCGACGCCCTGCCTTATCGCGGCGTGGGGGTGGCCTCCGACCTGGACATGCTTCCCGATCAGGCTCGGGAGTTCGCGCCTGTGGTGCGTGGCATCGCCAACGGCCGCTCGCGGATCACCATCCGCCAGCGCGGCTATGTGATCGACGAACGCTGGGTGCCTTCGGGCCCTTTCGCCCTGACCGATCTGTACCCCACCTCCAGCAATGGCGACCTGGAAATCACGGTAGAAGGGCCTGATGGGCAGCGACAGGTGTACACCCAGTCGTTCTCCTCCGTGCCGTACATGCTGCGCGAAGGTCAGCAGAGCTACTCGTTCTACGCGGGCCACTATCGTCCCAGCGAAGACAGCCAACAGCACGCCGCACCGGCTTTCGTCCAGGCCAGCCTGCGCCGGGGTTTGAGCGGCGGCACCACGGTGTTCGGCGGGACCTTGACCAGCGCCGAATACAACGCCGGCCTGCTGGGTCTGGCGCACGACTTTTCCGGCCTGGGCGCTGTATCTCTGGATGTGACCCACGCCCGTAGCACTGGCGTGGGCGCAGGCAAAGCCAGTGCAAGCGGGCAGTCCTACCGCTTTCGCTACTCCAAGTCACTGGCCGCCACCGACACCAACTTCAGCCTGATCGGCTATCGCTATTCCACCAGCGGCTACTACTCGTTCAGCGAAGCACTCAACAGCCGAGAGAACGTGCAGGCGCTGTCCAGCTATCGCAACGGCCATGTCAAAAGCAACTTCACCGCCAACATTTCCCAACAACTGGGCAATTATGGCGGGCTGTACGCGAACCTGTCGAAATCGGCCTACTGGAACTACAGCAAAGCCGACACCTCGCTCCAGGTGGGCTACAACTTCACAGCGCACAATGTTTCCTACTCCCTGGGCCTGGGCTTGAATCGGGGCAATGAAGTGGACAGCCGCAGCGTGTCGCTGAGCATCAGCTTGCCGCTGGGCGGACCGTCGGGGCAGCGCGCCACCTTCAACACCAGCCAGAGCTCGACGGGCCAGGCATCACGTACCGCAACCCTGAGCGGCAACGCGTTGCCGGAGGGAGCACTGAGCTACAACGTGGGCGTTTCGCAACAAACCAGTGACCAGAGCGACGTCCTGGGCTCATCGATCGCGGCGCGCTATGACGGCTCCCGCGCAGTGGTGCACGGCGCCTACAACCGCTACGGCAATGACCAACAGTTGGACTACGGCATTGAAGGCGCGGTGCTTGCTCATCGCAATAGCCTGATCTTCAGCCAGCCGCTGGGCGAGACCAACATCATCGTTGCCACTCCCGGGGCTGCCAATGTCAGCGTGCTCAACAAGACCGGCGTGTACACCAACGCCGACGGCTACACGGTGGTGCCATCGGCCCTGCCCTACCGGAGCAATCGCATTTCGCTGGACACCGAAAGCCTGCCCGAAGACATCGATATCACGCAGCTGGTGCAGGAGGTCGCACCGACCCGCGGCGCCTTTGCGCTGGTGGACTTTCACACCCAGCGCGGCCGCCGGGTACTGCTCAAGCTGAGCGATCAGTTCGGCAACCCGGCTCCTTTCGCCGCCAGTGCACAGTTGCTGGACGTGCAGGGCGTTCCTCTGAACGCCGCGATGGTGGCCGACAACGGACGGATCTTCCTCAGCGGTGTGCCGGACAAGGCGCGGCTGCAGGTCAGCGTCAATGGTCAGTCTTGGTGCGCGGTGGCACTGGACCTGGCCGATCAACCCACCACCGGCATCGCCCAGATCCAGTCCCAGTGCGACCGGCCCGCGACCGCCCAACAGCCAAGCCAAGGTGTACCCAATGTATGA
- a CDS encoding fimbrial biogenesis chaperone, with protein sequence MRSRFLSLLTLLPVLLAGQASAAVSVGATRVIYDSAAKEANLSVSNRGEDAPYLVQSWVSAYGAQTENSVEGFLVTPPLFRLDGNSENVLRILYTGSQSLPQDQESLFLMNVKAIPAMTQEQTAQNVLQIALKTSIKLFYRPAGLKGTLKEATANVAWHSNNGKLQVRNPSGFNLVVSELKVNDVATADIPDVIRPAEQRQLDVAAKPGDRITLSYIDEYGSTLVAPTAQVN encoded by the coding sequence ATGCGTTCCAGATTCCTTTCTCTTCTGACCCTGTTGCCTGTGCTGCTGGCAGGTCAGGCGAGCGCCGCCGTATCGGTAGGCGCTACCCGCGTGATCTATGACAGTGCCGCCAAGGAGGCCAATCTCAGCGTCAGCAACCGTGGTGAAGACGCGCCCTATCTGGTGCAGTCCTGGGTAAGCGCCTACGGCGCCCAGACGGAAAACAGCGTCGAAGGCTTTCTCGTCACCCCACCGCTGTTTCGCCTGGATGGCAACAGCGAAAACGTGCTGCGCATTCTCTACACCGGTTCGCAGTCGCTTCCGCAGGACCAGGAAAGCCTGTTCCTGATGAACGTCAAAGCGATTCCGGCCATGACTCAGGAACAAACCGCGCAGAACGTGCTGCAGATCGCCCTGAAAACCTCCATCAAGCTGTTCTACCGGCCCGCAGGCCTCAAGGGCACGCTGAAGGAGGCAACCGCCAACGTGGCCTGGCATTCGAACAACGGCAAACTGCAGGTGCGCAACCCCTCCGGATTCAACCTGGTGGTCAGCGAGTTGAAGGTCAACGACGTCGCCACCGCAGACATCCCCGATGTCATCCGCCCCGCAGAGCAGCGCCAACTCGACGTCGCAGCCAAGCCTGGCGACCGCATCACCCTGAGCTACATCGACGAGTACGGCAGCACCCTCGTCGCACCCACTGCCCAGGTCAACTGA
- a CDS encoding fimbrial protein, producing the protein MLKNLGKYTIACGASCLLLAAANVQAADGQIEFTGAVTDNACTINTSSVNRSVELGQVRIADFGPAVGDAAGGNTFSISLDNCSTTTRKNVAIRFSGQQDAVDSTLLGLTGENQVKGVAIRINDQRTGNQVALNTPTSDYALRPQSNTFDFSAEYVRTAVDTKNEQGEVTASGIGTGQVYALASFDVIYK; encoded by the coding sequence ATGCTGAAGAACCTAGGGAAATACACGATCGCCTGTGGCGCTTCGTGCCTGTTGCTGGCCGCTGCCAACGTGCAGGCCGCCGACGGTCAGATCGAGTTCACCGGCGCGGTCACCGATAACGCCTGCACCATCAATACCAGCAGCGTGAACCGCTCGGTCGAGCTGGGCCAGGTCCGTATCGCCGATTTCGGCCCGGCGGTCGGTGATGCGGCCGGAGGCAACACCTTTTCCATCAGCCTGGACAATTGCAGCACCACCACCCGCAAGAACGTGGCCATCCGCTTCAGCGGCCAACAGGACGCCGTGGACTCCACCTTGCTGGGCCTGACCGGCGAAAACCAGGTCAAGGGCGTGGCGATTCGCATCAACGACCAGCGCACCGGCAACCAGGTCGCCCTGAACACGCCAACCTCCGATTACGCACTGCGCCCGCAGTCGAACACCTTCGACTTCAGTGCCGAGTATGTGCGGACCGCGGTCGACACCAAGAACGAACAGGGTGAAGTCACTGCGTCGGGCATTGGCACCGGTCAGGTGTATGCGCTGGCCAGCTTCGACGTCATCTACAAGTAA
- a CDS encoding aldose 1-epimerase family protein: MKLLPLACAISAFTLSAHALAWDFVLLDSDKPAQNQRITSEQLGVKVDKPFSITMRTLHGGRQEGVSLIDIDNGTMKLTLVPTRGMNVLHAQVGDARMGWDSPVKEVVNPAFIELNGRGGLGWLEGFNELVTRCGYEWVGHPGMDNGELLTLHGRAANIPASKVTVHIDEAPPYAIHVRGELKEQAFKKVDFSVQTELVTEPGAARFVLNDTLTNNGDYPKEYQALYHSNFSTPFLEEGARFAAAVKQVSPFNDKAKGDLGDWQTYRAPTKDYDETVYNVVPYGDAKGDTLTVLHNKAGSLGVAVGFNVQQLPVFSLWKNTDTQGQGYVTGLEPGTSFSYNRRYQRPLNLVPTIEPKQQKQFSISYSLLADKPAVDKALKTIDTIRDGRQTEVRQTPLVDLSKE; the protein is encoded by the coding sequence ATGAAACTGCTCCCCCTCGCCTGTGCCATCTCCGCGTTCACCCTCAGTGCCCACGCCCTGGCCTGGGATTTCGTGCTGCTGGACAGCGACAAGCCAGCGCAGAACCAGCGCATTACCAGCGAACAGTTGGGCGTCAAAGTCGACAAGCCGTTTTCCATCACCATGCGAACCCTGCACGGCGGCCGTCAGGAAGGTGTGAGCCTGATCGATATCGATAACGGCACCATGAAGCTGACGCTGGTGCCTACGCGCGGCATGAACGTGCTCCATGCCCAAGTCGGCGATGCGCGAATGGGCTGGGATTCGCCGGTGAAGGAGGTGGTCAATCCGGCCTTCATCGAGCTCAACGGCCGAGGCGGTCTGGGTTGGCTGGAAGGCTTCAACGAGTTGGTCACCCGCTGCGGTTACGAATGGGTCGGTCACCCCGGCATGGACAATGGCGAGTTGCTGACCCTGCATGGTCGCGCTGCGAACATTCCGGCCAGCAAGGTCACGGTGCACATTGACGAAGCGCCGCCCTATGCGATTCACGTGCGTGGCGAGCTGAAGGAGCAGGCCTTCAAGAAGGTCGACTTCAGCGTACAGACCGAGCTGGTGACCGAGCCCGGCGCGGCCCGTTTCGTGCTCAACGACACCCTGACCAACAACGGCGACTACCCCAAGGAATACCAGGCGCTGTATCACAGCAACTTCAGCACGCCGTTCCTGGAGGAGGGCGCGCGGTTCGCTGCGGCGGTCAAACAGGTCTCTCCGTTCAACGACAAGGCCAAGGGTGACCTGGGCGATTGGCAGACCTATCGCGCGCCGACCAAGGACTATGACGAAACCGTCTACAACGTGGTGCCCTACGGCGACGCCAAGGGCGACACGCTGACCGTGCTGCACAACAAGGCCGGCAGCCTGGGCGTGGCGGTGGGGTTCAATGTCCAGCAGTTGCCGGTGTTCTCGCTGTGGAAGAACACCGATACCCAAGGTCAGGGGTACGTGACGGGGCTGGAGCCGGGTACCAGTTTTTCCTATAACCGCCGTTACCAGCGGCCTTTGAACCTGGTCCCGACCATCGAGCCCAAGCAGCAGAAGCAGTTCAGCATCAGCTACAGCCTGCTGGCGGACAAGCCGGCCGTGGACAAGGCGCTGAAGACCATCGACACGATTCGCGACGGTCGCCAGACCGAAGTGCGGCAGACGCCGTTGGTGGACCTGAGCAAGGAGTAG
- a CDS encoding NAD(P)H-dependent oxidoreductase, whose amino-acid sequence MKKILLLNGGKQFAHSDGRYNQTLHDAAVAYLDRAGFDVKQTFIDGGYDLAEEVQKYQWADVIIYQMPGWWMGAPWTVKKYIDEVFTEGHGSLYANDGRTRSDASQKYGSGGLLKGKQYMISATWNAPQQAFEDPADFFEGKGVDAVYFPFHKANEFLDMTALPTFLSVDVMKRPDIDNDVARYEAHLAKVLS is encoded by the coding sequence ATGAAAAAGATTCTCCTGCTCAACGGCGGCAAGCAGTTCGCCCACTCCGACGGTCGCTACAACCAGACCCTGCATGACGCCGCCGTCGCCTACCTGGACCGCGCCGGCTTCGACGTGAAGCAGACCTTCATCGACGGCGGCTACGACCTGGCCGAAGAAGTGCAGAAATACCAGTGGGCCGATGTGATCATCTATCAGATGCCGGGCTGGTGGATGGGCGCGCCGTGGACCGTGAAAAAGTACATCGACGAAGTGTTCACCGAAGGCCATGGCAGCCTCTACGCCAACGACGGCCGCACGCGTTCCGATGCTTCGCAGAAATATGGCAGCGGCGGTTTGCTCAAGGGCAAGCAGTACATGATCTCGGCCACCTGGAACGCGCCGCAGCAGGCGTTCGAGGATCCTGCCGATTTCTTCGAGGGCAAAGGGGTGGACGCGGTGTACTTCCCGTTCCACAAGGCCAACGAGTTTCTCGACATGACCGCCTTGCCGACCTTCCTCAGCGTCGATGTGATGAAGAGACCCGACATCGACAACGACGTCGCGCGCTATGAAGCGCATCTGGCTAAGGTGCTGAGCTGA
- a CDS encoding LysR family transcriptional regulator, protein MKSRSDELQVFVAVIQSGSISAAAEQFRQTPSAVSRTLSKLEAKLDTTLINRTTRRMDLTEEGRFFFEQAKDILARMDELEERLSLRQQTPAGRLRINAASPFMLHAIVPYVAEFRERYLDIQLELNSDDLIIDLIEHSTDIAIRIGVLADSTLHARSLGCTPLNILASPAYLERHGVPQTIAALSQHVLLGFTQTETLNHWPLRHAEGDRLQIQPRIAASSGETLRQLALEGQGIVCLSHFMTHEDIRQGRLQVVLAEANSGYRQPIHAVYYRNSQLALRIQCFLDFIQDKLAIYAC, encoded by the coding sequence TTGAAATCCCGATCCGATGAGCTGCAAGTCTTCGTCGCCGTCATCCAGAGCGGCTCCATATCTGCGGCCGCCGAGCAGTTCAGGCAGACCCCATCGGCGGTCAGCCGCACCTTGTCCAAGCTTGAAGCCAAGCTGGACACGACGCTGATCAACCGCACCACACGGCGCATGGACCTGACCGAGGAGGGGCGGTTTTTCTTCGAGCAGGCCAAGGACATCCTGGCGCGCATGGATGAGCTGGAAGAGCGTTTGTCGCTGCGTCAGCAGACGCCGGCCGGGCGCTTGCGCATCAATGCCGCGTCACCGTTCATGCTGCACGCGATCGTCCCGTACGTGGCCGAATTTCGCGAGCGCTATCTGGACATTCAGTTGGAGCTCAACAGCGACGATCTGATCATCGATCTGATCGAGCACAGCACCGACATCGCCATTCGCATCGGCGTGCTGGCCGACTCGACCTTGCACGCACGCTCCCTGGGCTGCACGCCGTTGAATATCCTCGCCAGCCCGGCCTACCTCGAACGCCACGGCGTTCCCCAGACCATCGCCGCGTTGAGCCAGCATGTGCTGCTGGGCTTCACCCAGACCGAAACCCTCAATCACTGGCCGTTGCGTCATGCCGAGGGCGATCGGTTGCAGATCCAGCCGCGGATTGCGGCGTCCAGTGGCGAAACGTTGCGTCAGTTGGCGCTGGAGGGGCAGGGGATTGTCTGCCTGTCGCATTTCATGACCCACGAAGACATTCGTCAGGGGCGCTTGCAGGTGGTGCTGGCCGAGGCCAACAGCGGCTATCGACAGCCGATCCATGCGGTGTACTACCGCAATTCGCAGTTGGCGTTGCGAATTCAGTGCTTCCTGGACTTCATTCAGGACAAGCTGGCCATTTACGCCTGCTGA
- a CDS encoding methyl-accepting chemotaxis protein: MGSTLRELIGGIRDSVTQIASAAEELSAVTEQTSAGVNNQKVETDQVATAMHEMTATVQEVARNAEQASVAATTADEEAREGDKVVGEAIAQIEKLAEEVRRSTEAMNALQKESDKIGSVMDVIKAVAEQTNLLALNAAIEAARAGEAGRGFAVVADEVRGLAQRTQKSTEEIEGLVAGLQSGTQQVASVMLSSRGLTDSSVELTRRAGTSLENITRTVSSIQAMNQQIAAAAEQQSSVAEEISRSIINVRDVSEQTASASEETAASSVELARLGNQLQMMVSHFRV, from the coding sequence ATGGGCTCAACCCTGCGCGAACTGATCGGTGGCATCCGCGACAGCGTCACCCAGATCGCCAGCGCCGCCGAAGAGCTGTCGGCCGTCACCGAGCAGACCAGTGCCGGGGTCAACAATCAGAAGGTCGAGACCGATCAGGTCGCCACCGCCATGCACGAGATGACCGCGACCGTTCAGGAAGTGGCTCGCAACGCCGAGCAGGCCTCGGTGGCTGCGACCACGGCTGACGAGGAAGCGCGCGAAGGCGACAAGGTCGTCGGCGAAGCGATTGCGCAGATCGAAAAGCTGGCCGAGGAAGTCCGCCGCTCTACCGAAGCGATGAACGCACTGCAGAAGGAAAGCGACAAGATCGGCAGCGTCATGGACGTGATCAAGGCCGTGGCCGAACAAACCAACCTGCTGGCCCTCAACGCGGCCATCGAAGCGGCCCGCGCAGGCGAGGCCGGACGTGGCTTTGCGGTGGTGGCCGATGAAGTGCGCGGCCTGGCCCAGCGCACGCAGAAATCCACCGAGGAAATCGAAGGGCTGGTGGCAGGCTTGCAGTCGGGTACCCAACAGGTCGCCAGCGTCATGCTCAGCAGCCGTGGCCTGACCGACAGCAGCGTCGAGCTGACGCGCCGCGCCGGCACGTCGCTGGAAAACATCACGCGCACGGTGTCCAGCATCCAGGCCATGAACCAGCAGATCGCCGCAGCCGCCGAGCAGCAGAGCTCGGTCGCCGAGGAAATCAGCCGCAGCATCATCAACGTGCGCGACGTGTCGGAACAGACCGCCTCGGCCAGCGAAGAAACCGCTGCCTCAAGCGTCGAACTGGCCCGCCTGGGTAATCAGCTGCAGATGATGGTCAGCCATTTCCGTGTTTGA